One bacterium (Candidatus Blackallbacteria) CG13_big_fil_rev_8_21_14_2_50_49_14 genomic window carries:
- a CDS encoding RNA-binding protein, whose translation MSECAIQTEVIELAQFLKLADLCQTGGEAKYAIQNGEVMLNGELETRRSKKLHPGDVVAYQGREVKVVKA comes from the coding sequence ATGTCTGAATGTGCGATTCAAACAGAAGTGATTGAACTGGCTCAATTTCTTAAATTGGCAGATCTTTGCCAAACGGGAGGCGAGGCCAAATATGCCATTCAAAATGGCGAAGTGATGTTGAATGGCGAACTTGAAACCCGTCGCAGTAAAAAATTACATCCAGGCGATGTCGTGGCCTACCAAGGGCGCGAAGTCAAGGTTGTCAAGGCCTGA
- a CDS encoding DUF962 domain-containing protein yields MQKKYKNFQEFWPFYVQEHKHPLNRKLHFLGTGLALGCATLAASRRRPRLFLLAPLLGYFFAWMGHFVVEKNRPATFKYPLFSLRGDFKMFGMMATGRMNEEIQRILLEAESEADSATQAEQLQTEEFDEWADLDALEEDAEDLPDYV; encoded by the coding sequence ATGCAGAAGAAATACAAAAATTTTCAGGAATTCTGGCCCTTTTACGTGCAGGAGCACAAACACCCACTGAACCGGAAATTGCATTTTCTGGGAACGGGCCTGGCTTTGGGCTGTGCTACGCTGGCCGCTTCGCGGCGGCGTCCCCGCTTGTTTTTGCTGGCACCCCTTTTGGGCTATTTCTTCGCCTGGATGGGGCATTTTGTGGTTGAAAAAAATCGCCCCGCGACGTTTAAATACCCCCTCTTTTCCTTGCGTGGAGATTTTAAAATGTTTGGCATGATGGCGACAGGGCGTATGAACGAAGAAATTCAACGCATACTTCTGGAGGCTGAATCAGAAGCTGACTCAGCAACTCAAGCAGAGCAGCTCCAAACCGAAGAGTTTGATGAATGGGCTGATTTGGATGCCTTGGAAGAAGATGCAGAGGATTTGCCTGATTATGTCTGA
- a CDS encoding glycoside hydrolase family 1 protein: MFPLNFPPDFLWGTATSAYQVEGGIQNDWSEAGIDAGQACNHVQRYAEDIEQAAALGTNAFRLSLEWAKLEPEPGVWDSAAEAHYHEVFNQLEASGLTPMVTLFHFTLPLWLARRGGWLNPEILPAFERFAGRIATCFGKYVKYWVSVNEPVVYAFKSYEEGSWPPFQTERRKALQVFLHLLQGHVLAVKQIRRQSPTAQIGIAKNLTLLEPYRPWHPADQAQSRFQNKIFNQAFIEALITGVLKLWVPGAGKISLQLPPSDRGWLDFLGINYYTRFKVNAQGAHLLSPQAVLSDLGWEIYPEGLLKMLRLADQWSGHLPLYITENGLADASDLQRGPFLLAHLRVLSQALAEGLPIKGYFHWSLLDNFEWADGFEPRFGLLNAERQWRPSARLYQGLIQAARQQR, from the coding sequence ATGTTTCCGCTGAATTTCCCCCCTGATTTTCTTTGGGGAACAGCCACTTCGGCCTACCAGGTCGAAGGTGGCATTCAAAATGATTGGAGTGAAGCCGGAATCGACGCAGGCCAAGCCTGCAATCACGTGCAACGCTACGCAGAGGATATTGAACAGGCCGCAGCCTTGGGAACCAATGCCTTTCGGCTCTCGCTGGAATGGGCAAAGCTGGAACCAGAGCCAGGCGTTTGGGACAGCGCTGCAGAGGCGCACTACCACGAGGTGTTTAATCAGCTAGAGGCATCAGGCTTGACCCCCATGGTTACCCTCTTTCATTTTACCTTGCCCCTTTGGCTGGCACGACGAGGAGGCTGGCTCAACCCTGAAATACTGCCTGCCTTTGAGCGCTTTGCCGGCCGCATAGCCACATGCTTTGGCAAGTATGTAAAGTATTGGGTGAGCGTGAATGAACCCGTGGTCTATGCCTTTAAAAGCTATGAAGAGGGCTCTTGGCCCCCCTTTCAAACAGAACGCAGGAAGGCTCTACAGGTTTTTTTGCATTTGCTTCAGGGCCATGTTCTGGCAGTAAAGCAAATCCGGCGCCAATCACCCACAGCACAAATCGGAATTGCCAAAAATCTGACGCTCTTAGAACCCTATCGCCCTTGGCACCCTGCCGATCAGGCCCAAAGCCGGTTTCAAAACAAAATCTTCAACCAAGCCTTTATTGAAGCCCTGATCACAGGCGTCCTCAAGCTTTGGGTGCCGGGTGCAGGCAAAATCAGTTTACAACTGCCGCCAAGCGACAGGGGTTGGTTGGATTTTTTAGGTATCAATTACTATACCCGTTTCAAGGTCAATGCCCAGGGAGCACATTTACTCAGCCCCCAGGCTGTGCTCAGCGATCTGGGCTGGGAAATCTACCCCGAAGGCCTCTTGAAAATGTTGCGGCTGGCAGACCAATGGAGCGGGCATTTGCCCCTGTATATCACCGAAAATGGCCTGGCTGATGCATCAGATTTACAGCGTGGCCCCTTTTTACTGGCACATTTGCGGGTTCTCAGCCAGGCCCTGGCAGAAGGCCTGCCAATCAAAGGCTATTTTCACTGGAGTCTCTTGGATAATTTTGAATGGGCCGATGGGTTTGAGCCCCGTTTTGGGCTCTTGAATGCCGAGCGTCAGTGGCGCCCCTCTGCACGGCTGTATCAAGGCTTGATTCAAGCTGCCCGTCAGCAGAGATAG
- a CDS encoding NAD-dependent oxidoreductase — MRTVLITGGTGGLGAGVVEHFLALGDRVLVTDVRPASAEFLARPEGQELHAFVVNGTSSQDLKHFAETLKSRFGGLDVLVNVVGGFYWGAFSETPESELDKMLNLNLRTCFLTTQAFLPLLQASAAGRVINIGARQAFAGAAEVTAYALSKAAVVNFTQSLAQELRETQVTVNAVVPSIIDTPPNRASMPEADFSRWVQPADLAQVIGFLASAQARAVSGAILPVYHKA, encoded by the coding sequence ATGCGAACAGTTTTGATTACAGGCGGTACCGGGGGATTGGGGGCTGGGGTTGTTGAGCATTTTCTGGCCTTGGGAGATCGGGTTCTGGTGACCGATGTGCGCCCTGCTTCTGCTGAATTTTTGGCGCGCCCTGAAGGGCAGGAGCTTCATGCTTTTGTTGTTAATGGCACTTCCAGTCAAGATTTAAAACATTTTGCAGAAACACTCAAAAGCCGTTTTGGCGGGTTGGATGTTTTGGTAAATGTAGTCGGAGGCTTTTATTGGGGCGCATTCAGCGAAACCCCTGAAAGCGAACTGGATAAAATGTTGAATTTAAATCTGCGCACCTGTTTCTTGACCACTCAGGCATTTTTACCGCTGCTTCAGGCTTCAGCGGCTGGGCGGGTGATCAATATTGGGGCCCGTCAGGCTTTTGCGGGGGCTGCGGAAGTGACAGCCTATGCCCTCTCCAAAGCGGCAGTGGTGAATTTTACCCAATCTTTGGCCCAGGAACTGCGCGAAACCCAAGTAACCGTCAATGCGGTCGTGCCGAGCATTATTGATACGCCCCCCAATCGCGCCAGCATGCCGGAGGCGGATTTCAGCCGCTGGGTTCAACCTGCGGATTTGGCACAGGTGATTGGGTTTTTGGCTTCTGCTCAAGCACGGGCCGTGAGTGGCGCGATTCTGCCGGTTTATCACAAGGCCTAA
- a CDS encoding NAD-dependent dehydratase, which translates to MGQVLVTGAGGFIGSHLCEALVRSGVSVQALVHAGSGLGWLEDLPAEIRSELEIISGDVLEPETLRKWVVGKDQIFHLVNLQLKDSILHTHRFIDTHVTGTLNLLHAALSQDCQVIHASTSAVYGAPLYLPIDEKHPLQGSSPYLASKVAADMLAESFYRSFQLNLNVVRFFPLFGPRQSETSLLPWILEQVLDPLIEQVILPSLQASLDLSPVDNAVSALLAVAQAQLAGETLDFGMGQEISLSELASRTLALCEVSKPILEGPVLGLDQKIYTHFSCDLTKVRRLLNWQPPLDLEQGLKSTVAWYQATSRSQA; encoded by the coding sequence ATGGGTCAGGTTTTGGTTACCGGTGCGGGTGGATTTATCGGCAGTCATCTCTGCGAAGCGCTTGTTCGTTCGGGTGTAAGTGTCCAGGCTTTGGTTCATGCCGGTTCTGGCTTGGGGTGGCTCGAAGATTTACCCGCCGAGATTCGTTCTGAGCTTGAAATTATCTCTGGTGACGTACTTGAACCCGAAACCCTGCGAAAATGGGTGGTTGGCAAAGATCAGATTTTTCATCTGGTTAATTTACAACTCAAAGATTCAATTTTGCATACCCATCGTTTTATTGATACGCATGTCACGGGCACTTTGAATCTTTTACATGCAGCGCTTTCTCAGGATTGTCAGGTCATTCACGCTTCAACCTCGGCGGTCTATGGCGCGCCGCTCTATCTTCCGATTGACGAGAAACATCCCTTGCAGGGCAGCTCTCCTTATCTGGCCTCGAAGGTGGCTGCGGATATGTTGGCAGAAAGCTTTTATCGTTCGTTTCAACTCAACCTGAATGTAGTGCGTTTTTTTCCTCTTTTTGGCCCCCGCCAGTCAGAAACTTCTTTGTTGCCCTGGATTTTGGAGCAGGTTTTAGATCCCCTGATAGAACAGGTGATCTTGCCTTCTCTGCAAGCATCGCTTGACCTCAGCCCTGTTGATAACGCAGTCTCAGCTCTGTTGGCGGTGGCCCAGGCCCAACTGGCGGGTGAAACTTTAGACTTTGGCATGGGCCAGGAAATTTCTCTGTCTGAGCTGGCCAGCAGAACTCTCGCCCTGTGTGAGGTCAGCAAGCCGATTCTTGAAGGCCCGGTACTTGGCCTGGATCAAAAAATTTATACACATTTTTCCTGTGATCTGACCAAGGTTCGGCGTTTATTGAATTGGCAGCCTCCCTTGGATCTTGAACAGGGCTTAAAATCGACGGTGGCCTGGTATCAGGCGACCTCCCGTTCTCAAGCATAA
- a CDS encoding carboxylesterase, whose protein sequence is MPLLPHLERYSISKDQPVVGTVIWLHGLGASGHDFEPLVPLLGLKQNLRFLFPHAPERAVTINGGMVMPSWYDILSLGMLRQVSWPEVENSVQAVKDYLEAEAEKGIPSERIILAGFSQGGAIVLQTALRLEKPLAGILALSTYLLDLEKVPSAQTSPNAQTPLEMHHGLYDPVVPLALAERSRTALKEAGYPINWQTYPMEHAVCDLQIRDLARWYQARAEEIARKAIQV, encoded by the coding sequence ATGCCCTTGCTTCCTCACCTTGAACGCTACAGTATCAGCAAAGACCAACCTGTTGTAGGCACTGTGATCTGGCTGCACGGTCTGGGCGCCAGTGGCCACGATTTTGAACCCCTGGTTCCCTTGCTGGGACTCAAACAGAACCTGCGCTTTCTATTTCCCCACGCACCTGAACGCGCTGTGACGATCAATGGCGGCATGGTCATGCCCTCTTGGTATGATATTCTTTCGCTGGGCATGCTGCGTCAGGTCAGCTGGCCTGAAGTTGAAAATTCAGTTCAAGCCGTCAAAGACTATCTAGAGGCCGAAGCAGAAAAAGGAATTCCCAGTGAGCGCATCATTCTGGCAGGCTTCAGCCAGGGCGGTGCGATTGTACTGCAAACCGCCCTGCGCTTAGAGAAACCCTTGGCAGGGATTCTGGCCCTCTCCACCTATTTGCTGGATCTTGAAAAGGTGCCTTCAGCCCAAACCTCTCCCAATGCTCAAACCCCGCTGGAAATGCACCACGGTCTCTATGACCCGGTGGTGCCGCTGGCCCTGGCTGAACGCTCCCGCACAGCCCTGAAGGAAGCGGGTTACCCGATCAACTGGCAAACTTACCCCATGGAGCACGCCGTCTGCGATCTGCAGATTCGCGATCTGGCCCGCTGGTATCAGGCCCGAGCTGAAGAAATCGCCAGAAAAGCGATTCAGGTCTGA
- a CDS encoding preprotein translocase subunit SecA: protein MLKLLQKLVGDPHKKTIDKIQPIVEKINSLEDAIQPLSDDDLRSKTYEFRQKIDNATRGLTDKDKKYQKEQELLNELLPEAFAVVREASRRVLNQRHFNVQLIGGIVLHRGQISEMKTGEGKTLVSTSPTYLNALAGRGVHVVTVNDYLAGRDSEWMGQIHRFLGLKVGAILHHLTPHERRKVYAGDVIYGTNNEFGFDYLRDNMSTDLDQCVQRELHYAIIDEVDSILIDEARTPLIISGQLAQPAETYQQFSKIVSRLEGKHKDYNKKKKLLDEIDYEEDEKDCDYVIDEKQKNIILTERGILKAQKILNIHDLFSAEQPELAHHLIIALKSKELYRRDVEYVVRPNERGEMEVVIVDEFTGRLMFGRRYSDGLHQAIEAKEGVKIQDETQTLATITLQNYFRLYRKLGGMTGTAITEEAEFGKIYNLPVVVIPTNRPVVRKDQPDIIYKNVKAKFHAVADEIEAMHALGRPVLVGTVSIEKSEQISDILKRRGVKHNVLNAKNHEKEAEIIAQAGRKAAVTIATNMAGRGTDILLGGNAEFLLLRKLRLEGFESIESAPVELKDKMLKEIEAQISAERDDVRDAGGLHVIATERHESRRIDNQLRGRAGRQGDPGSSRFFLSLEDDLMRMFGGDRVSRVMDMLKVEENEPIESGMVTKAIENAQKKVEMYHFGVRKNILEYDEVMNSQRTIIYEQRRKILEGDSLRPVVEEMITRNMEDILNTYAQPGIPQEEWDLPGLHQELSHHIPLMNSIHLDELRIPIEGLQVFIKEQALNAYEAKEMILGEELMRDLERMVILRVIDQKWIDHLHEVDALREGIGLRAYGQKDPLIEYKKEAREIFQEMMTNIRIEVVTTLFHLQVQYDMPMMPPMMPMELNYEEVDAEEIPEGLPEGLSLEGSEPV, encoded by the coding sequence ATGTTGAAGTTATTGCAAAAGCTCGTTGGGGACCCCCACAAAAAAACAATCGATAAAATCCAGCCGATTGTCGAAAAAATCAACAGTCTCGAAGACGCGATTCAACCCCTGAGCGACGACGACCTGCGTTCCAAAACCTATGAGTTCCGTCAGAAAATCGACAATGCCACCCGTGGCCTGACCGACAAAGACAAAAAATACCAAAAAGAGCAGGAACTCCTCAATGAACTGCTGCCCGAAGCCTTTGCGGTTGTGCGCGAAGCCTCCCGCCGTGTGCTCAACCAGCGCCATTTCAATGTGCAGCTGATTGGCGGCATTGTGCTGCATCGGGGCCAGATTTCAGAAATGAAAACCGGAGAAGGTAAAACCCTGGTTTCAACCTCTCCCACCTACCTCAACGCCCTGGCCGGACGTGGCGTGCATGTGGTTACCGTCAACGATTACCTGGCGGGCCGTGACTCCGAGTGGATGGGTCAGATTCATCGCTTTTTGGGTCTCAAGGTCGGCGCGATTCTGCACCACCTGACGCCCCACGAACGCCGCAAAGTCTATGCCGGTGACGTGATTTACGGAACCAATAACGAGTTTGGTTTTGATTATCTGCGCGACAATATGTCCACCGATTTGGATCAGTGCGTCCAGCGCGAACTGCATTATGCAATCATTGACGAAGTCGACAGTATTTTGATCGACGAAGCCCGTACCCCGCTGATCATTTCAGGCCAATTGGCGCAACCCGCCGAGACCTACCAACAGTTCAGCAAAATCGTCAGCCGCCTGGAAGGCAAACACAAAGACTATAATAAAAAGAAAAAACTGCTCGATGAAATCGACTACGAAGAGGATGAAAAAGACTGTGATTACGTCATTGACGAAAAACAGAAAAATATTATCCTGACCGAACGCGGTATTCTCAAAGCGCAGAAGATTCTCAATATCCACGATCTTTTCAGCGCAGAACAGCCTGAACTGGCACACCACCTGATTATCGCCCTGAAATCAAAAGAACTCTATCGCCGTGATGTGGAATATGTTGTGCGCCCCAACGAACGCGGTGAAATGGAAGTCGTGATCGTCGATGAGTTTACCGGTCGCCTGATGTTTGGCCGCCGCTATTCAGACGGTTTGCACCAGGCCATCGAAGCCAAAGAAGGGGTCAAGATTCAAGATGAAACCCAAACCCTGGCTACAATTACCCTGCAAAACTATTTCCGTCTCTACCGCAAACTGGGCGGCATGACCGGAACAGCCATCACCGAAGAAGCCGAGTTTGGCAAAATCTACAACCTGCCTGTGGTGGTGATTCCCACCAACCGGCCCGTGGTACGTAAGGATCAGCCCGATATTATTTATAAAAACGTCAAAGCCAAATTCCATGCGGTGGCTGATGAAATTGAGGCCATGCATGCCTTGGGCCGCCCCGTGCTGGTGGGGACGGTTTCAATTGAGAAATCTGAGCAGATCAGCGATATTCTCAAACGCCGGGGCGTCAAACACAATGTTTTAAACGCTAAAAACCACGAAAAAGAAGCTGAAATTATCGCCCAGGCAGGCCGCAAGGCGGCCGTCACGATTGCCACCAATATGGCGGGCCGGGGCACCGATATTCTGCTGGGTGGGAACGCCGAATTCCTCTTGCTGCGCAAACTGCGCCTTGAAGGATTCGAGAGCATCGAAAGCGCACCTGTTGAACTCAAAGACAAGATGCTGAAAGAAATCGAAGCCCAAATTTCAGCCGAACGGGATGATGTGCGTGACGCAGGTGGTTTGCACGTGATTGCCACAGAACGCCATGAATCCCGTCGTATTGATAACCAATTGCGGGGCCGTGCCGGTCGCCAGGGGGATCCGGGTTCCAGCCGTTTCTTCCTCTCACTGGAAGACGATCTGATGCGCATGTTCGGCGGCGATCGTGTTTCCCGCGTGATGGACATGCTCAAGGTTGAAGAAAACGAACCGATTGAATCGGGCATGGTCACCAAAGCGATTGAAAATGCCCAGAAAAAAGTCGAAATGTATCACTTTGGGGTACGTAAGAATATTCTGGAATATGACGAAGTCATGAACAGCCAGCGCACGATCATTTACGAACAAAGGCGCAAGATTCTCGAAGGCGACAGCCTGCGTCCTGTGGTCGAAGAAATGATCACCCGCAATATGGAAGATATTCTCAACACCTACGCCCAGCCGGGTATTCCCCAAGAAGAATGGGATCTGCCCGGTCTGCACCAGGAACTGAGCCACCATATTCCCCTGATGAACTCAATTCACCTGGATGAATTGCGGATTCCGATCGAAGGTTTGCAGGTCTTTATCAAGGAACAAGCTCTGAATGCCTATGAGGCCAAAGAAATGATCCTGGGTGAAGAACTGATGCGCGATCTTGAACGCATGGTGATTTTGCGTGTGATTGACCAGAAATGGATTGATCACCTGCATGAAGTAGACGCTTTGCGTGAAGGTATCGGTCTGCGTGCCTATGGGCAGAAAGACCCCTTGATCGAATACAAAAAAGAGGCGCGTGAAATCTTCCAGGAAATGATGACCAATATCCGCATTGAAGTCGTCACAACACTCTTCCACCTGCAAGTTCAGTACGATATGCCCATGATGCCGCCAATGATGCCCATGGAACTGAATTATGAAGAAGTGGATGCCGAAGAAATTCCGGAAGGGCTCCCTGAAGGCCTGAGCCTCGAAGGCAGCGAACCCGTCTAA
- a CDS encoding cytochrome-c peroxidase, translating to MKNKLIFLAFSLWLGISVACAPSEKPENTNSASPAADSPTDSAAAMNAEDKALWEKAKGLFEALPEKIPAPEGMTDTPEKVALGKQLFHDPRLSKSGAISCNSCHNLASAGVDNRSFSLGHGFKQGGRNAPTVLNAGFHTAQFWDLRAKDLTEQAKGPVLNPVEMAMPSEADVVIRLASIEAYQENFKKAFPEAADKALSYQNMAEAIAAFERTLVTPSRFDAFLKGKGEALSAEEKKGLETFIGKGCTACHSGVAVGGKMAQKFGIVKPYPNRKDMGKYDLTKKEEDKYVFKVPSLRNIARTYPYFHDGAVWELKEAIKIMGETQLGLVLDPAEIDSIAVFLNALTGELPPDARMLPELPASGPKTPQPAI from the coding sequence ATGAAAAACAAACTGATATTTTTGGCCTTTTCACTTTGGTTGGGGATAAGCGTGGCGTGTGCTCCTTCCGAAAAACCAGAAAATACAAATTCAGCCAGTCCGGCCGCAGACAGCCCAACAGATTCTGCTGCTGCCATGAATGCTGAAGACAAGGCGCTTTGGGAAAAGGCCAAAGGGCTCTTTGAAGCTTTGCCTGAAAAAATTCCTGCACCTGAAGGCATGACCGATACCCCAGAGAAAGTGGCTTTGGGCAAACAATTGTTTCATGACCCCCGTCTTTCAAAAAGTGGGGCCATCAGCTGTAATTCATGTCATAACCTGGCCAGTGCCGGAGTCGATAACCGTTCCTTTTCTCTCGGCCATGGTTTCAAACAGGGAGGCAGAAATGCACCCACGGTACTCAATGCAGGTTTTCACACCGCTCAGTTTTGGGACCTGCGCGCCAAAGATTTAACCGAGCAGGCCAAGGGGCCCGTTCTGAACCCTGTCGAAATGGCCATGCCGTCTGAAGCCGATGTGGTGATCCGTCTGGCGAGCATTGAGGCTTATCAGGAAAACTTTAAAAAAGCCTTCCCTGAAGCTGCAGACAAAGCGCTTTCCTATCAAAATATGGCTGAAGCGATTGCTGCCTTTGAACGCACCTTGGTGACTCCTTCCCGCTTTGACGCGTTTTTAAAGGGCAAGGGTGAGGCCTTGAGTGCTGAAGAGAAGAAAGGGCTTGAGACCTTTATTGGAAAAGGTTGTACTGCCTGCCACAGTGGTGTGGCCGTGGGTGGAAAAATGGCCCAGAAATTTGGCATTGTCAAACCCTATCCCAATCGCAAGGACATGGGTAAATATGATTTAACCAAAAAAGAAGAAGACAAATATGTCTTCAAGGTTCCTTCGCTGCGCAATATTGCAAGAACCTACCCCTATTTCCATGATGGTGCGGTTTGGGAGCTTAAAGAAGCAATCAAAATTATGGGTGAAACACAATTGGGATTGGTTTTAGATCCCGCTGAGATCGATTCGATTGCTGTCTTCTTGAATGCTCTGACGGGTGAGTTGCCTCCCGATGCCCGCATGCTGCCTGAATTACCTGCCTCTGGGCCTAAAACCCCTCAGCCTGCGATTTAG